A single genomic interval of Stieleria maiorica harbors:
- a CDS encoding 3-keto-disaccharide hydrolase, giving the protein MSRILLVASLALIALPLSAAEYLNGITWKAPPVVTPGETNAAPPSDAIVLFDGTDMSKWKNGENWPVADGVVTVGKGQIVTKDEFGDCQVHIEWSAPNPPKGDGQGRGNSGLFLMGTYEIQILDSYQADTYHDGQAGSIYKQTPPMANAMRGPGQWNTYDIIWTAPRFNEDGSLKSPAYITAIHNGVVIQNHFELLGDTPYHRPPAYKAHPPKGPISIQDHGNPVRFRNIWVRELSPASGEQTRKPYIRDGQKETPIE; this is encoded by the coding sequence ATGTCCCGAATCCTTCTCGTCGCCTCCTTGGCCTTGATCGCCCTGCCACTTTCCGCCGCCGAGTACCTCAACGGCATCACCTGGAAAGCTCCTCCGGTCGTCACACCGGGGGAAACCAACGCCGCGCCGCCGTCGGATGCCATCGTCCTGTTTGACGGCACCGACATGTCGAAGTGGAAAAACGGCGAAAACTGGCCCGTGGCCGATGGTGTGGTGACCGTCGGCAAGGGACAGATCGTGACGAAGGACGAATTCGGTGACTGCCAAGTGCACATCGAGTGGTCGGCGCCAAATCCTCCGAAAGGCGACGGGCAAGGCCGTGGCAACAGCGGACTGTTCCTGATGGGGACGTACGAGATTCAGATTCTGGATTCGTACCAGGCCGACACGTACCACGACGGACAAGCCGGTTCGATCTACAAGCAAACGCCGCCGATGGCCAATGCGATGCGCGGTCCCGGCCAATGGAACACCTATGACATCATCTGGACCGCGCCTCGATTCAACGAAGACGGTTCGCTGAAATCGCCGGCCTACATCACCGCGATTCACAATGGTGTGGTTATCCAAAACCACTTCGAACTGCTCGGCGACACGCCCTACCATCGCCCGCCGGCCTACAAGGCCCACCCGCCCAAGGGGCCGATCTCGATCCAAGATCACGGCAATCCCGTTCGATTCCGCAACATCTGGGTTCGCGAATTGTCCCCGGCCAGCGGCGAACAAACCCGCAAGCCTTACATCCGTGACGGACAGAAAGAAACGCCGATTGAATGA
- the solA gene encoding N-methyl-L-tryptophan oxidase — MANWDAVVIGLGGVGSAAAHHLAARGCRVLGLDQHPRGHTLGSSHGKTRIIRQAYFEHPSYVPLLCRAYQLWQELELASGRQLYHPTGLVELGPADGVVIPGVLRSAAEHALAIEALSVDEVTRRWPGLAGPRLREHGGLRAVIEKDAGYLRVEDCVETHLQLAERAGATLRHVRPVRHWRTNGQAVEVTTDEGIEHAARLVIAGGPWSGRLLSSLGIPLRVLRKYQYWYQPKSPGYAQSDGFPCFFHETPSGYFYGFPDIGSEGLKVARHSGGTAVESPTSPHPRDRDEQRRIEDYLNGYLPGVGDQLKTQTGCYYTTTPDEHFIVDLLPNARQVAVIAGLSGHGFKFTSVLGELASQLAIDGATTLDTSLLRIGR, encoded by the coding sequence ATGGCGAACTGGGACGCCGTCGTGATCGGACTGGGTGGGGTCGGCAGCGCCGCGGCGCATCATTTGGCCGCCAGAGGGTGTCGCGTGTTAGGGTTGGACCAGCATCCTCGCGGCCACACGCTGGGCAGCTCGCATGGAAAGACACGGATTATCCGGCAAGCCTACTTCGAACACCCGTCCTACGTTCCGCTGTTGTGCCGGGCCTATCAGCTGTGGCAGGAACTGGAACTCGCCTCCGGCCGGCAGCTCTATCATCCAACTGGACTGGTCGAACTGGGACCCGCTGACGGCGTCGTGATCCCGGGGGTGCTGCGAAGTGCCGCCGAGCATGCCTTGGCGATCGAAGCATTGTCGGTCGACGAAGTCACGCGCCGATGGCCTGGATTGGCCGGTCCCCGATTGCGAGAACACGGCGGCCTGCGAGCCGTGATCGAAAAAGACGCCGGCTACCTGCGCGTGGAAGACTGCGTCGAAACCCACCTTCAGCTGGCCGAACGCGCCGGGGCAACCCTGCGGCACGTTCGCCCGGTGCGTCACTGGAGGACGAACGGGCAAGCTGTCGAGGTGACGACGGACGAGGGGATCGAACATGCCGCACGGTTGGTGATCGCCGGCGGTCCCTGGAGCGGGCGACTGCTTTCAAGTCTTGGGATCCCATTGCGCGTGCTGCGAAAGTATCAATACTGGTATCAACCGAAGTCGCCCGGCTATGCCCAAAGCGACGGCTTCCCCTGCTTCTTTCACGAAACGCCGTCAGGGTATTTCTATGGATTTCCCGACATCGGGAGCGAGGGGCTGAAGGTTGCACGACACAGCGGTGGGACAGCGGTCGAGTCACCGACGTCGCCCCATCCGCGTGACCGTGACGAGCAGCGGCGGATCGAGGATTATTTGAACGGTTACCTGCCGGGCGTCGGTGACCAGTTGAAAACGCAAACGGGATGTTACTACACGACGACGCCGGACGAACATTTCATCGTCGACCTGCTCCCGAACGCACGACAGGTCGCGGTCATCGCCGGGCTGTCCGGCCACGGATTCAAGTTCACGAGCGTGCTGGGAGAATTGGCCAGCCAGCTTGCGATCGACGGTGCGACGACACTGGACACGTCGCTGTTGCGGATCGGACGCTGA
- a CDS encoding DinB family protein: MPRTRILPVARSFCGAVSMIVWLIANTPVSSVAADGDPVAIQTWPDGRVDIENHWGLRVIVASGVAADEKLDPSFQKHVAIGTGIDHVWSRRPNQDAASWNPASGQPLPPGAIGVTSLLGPDRDAVGWLVRTDGVTLAVLAESSAGGVALLKEAAATGAANTRIDAVVLPSPAGDRVAGNAVVSWINTIQPRFVLIPSGIAAEAAERFAKQINSLGELTQIDHNTFAIARAGDRRQTTRLVTLQSTPFELSEELETLVRKMEASCARSQVVFRALSANQLNFRPANGTHTPRWNAEHMMGRQLLFFSQIYHALDPAIPVMDLNPQQMPADYAAAHPDWDGHEEARQMQRVSDFTRRFAYLLRGVNLDTRAPGSRWTLRGLLRQMERHYDDHTANTKKKFELADWPDQ; encoded by the coding sequence ATGCCCAGGACTCGAATATTGCCCGTCGCACGCTCGTTTTGCGGTGCGGTGTCGATGATCGTATGGTTGATCGCCAACACGCCAGTCTCGTCCGTTGCCGCCGACGGCGATCCCGTTGCGATTCAGACTTGGCCCGACGGTCGCGTCGACATCGAAAATCACTGGGGGCTTCGCGTGATCGTTGCTTCCGGCGTCGCGGCCGACGAGAAGCTGGATCCGTCCTTTCAAAAGCACGTCGCAATCGGCACGGGGATCGACCACGTGTGGTCGCGACGACCGAATCAGGACGCCGCATCGTGGAATCCGGCGTCGGGCCAACCTCTACCGCCTGGGGCGATCGGCGTGACATCGCTGTTGGGACCAGACCGGGATGCCGTGGGCTGGCTGGTTCGAACCGACGGCGTGACTCTAGCGGTTTTGGCCGAGTCATCGGCCGGCGGTGTCGCTCTCCTGAAAGAAGCTGCTGCGACCGGTGCCGCGAACACCCGCATCGACGCGGTGGTCCTGCCGTCGCCGGCCGGCGACCGGGTTGCCGGAAACGCCGTGGTCAGCTGGATCAATACGATCCAACCACGCTTCGTGTTGATTCCCTCCGGCATTGCCGCAGAGGCCGCCGAACGCTTTGCGAAACAGATCAATTCACTCGGCGAGCTTACCCAGATCGACCACAACACCTTTGCGATCGCCCGGGCCGGCGACCGACGTCAGACGACACGGTTGGTGACGTTGCAATCGACGCCCTTTGAGCTTTCCGAGGAGCTGGAAACGTTGGTCAGAAAGATGGAAGCGTCGTGCGCGCGTTCGCAAGTCGTGTTCCGTGCCCTGAGTGCGAACCAATTGAACTTCCGGCCTGCCAACGGAACGCATACGCCACGTTGGAACGCCGAACACATGATGGGACGACAACTGCTGTTCTTTTCACAGATCTATCACGCACTGGATCCGGCGATCCCGGTGATGGATTTGAATCCCCAGCAGATGCCAGCGGACTATGCCGCGGCGCATCCCGACTGGGATGGGCACGAAGAAGCACGGCAAATGCAACGGGTCAGCGACTTCACGCGACGGTTTGCCTACCTGCTCCGTGGGGTGAACCTCGACACGCGGGCTCCGGGCAGCCGCTGGACGCTACGCGGATTGCTGCGGCAAATGGAGCGGCATTATGACGATCACACCGCCAATACAAAAAAGAAATTCGAACTGGCCGACTGGCCGGATCAGTGA
- a CDS encoding AAA domain-containing protein, whose product MTTITKQPLDRLSVDDYFDVLSSWLDLEGDAERARMALRRQMRNTRDAERTGETILGLQLQDHQTGLAGRFLFDFSKHGGQPLPLNRLKVGSPVVISDADDPGDQGIAGVVSRRSQSVIQVASEKWPDARSFRLDLSPDETTRRRQLAAMASARCATGRAKQMRDLLLGQRPFRYGDTEPVQFRSDLNPPQQEAVLFALATPDVAILHGPPGTGKTTTLAEVIYQAVMRGDRVLACAPSNTAVDNLLERLVAMLPNVLRVGHPARVFESLRGHTLDELVDADPSSAVIRDMRRELSELMRSAARAHRGRDGKKRRSLLYSTAGDLRGQIRSLERSVVRSVIDGSDVICTTTTIDEDLLGDARFDLVVIDEACQCTESSVWQAVLRADMVVMAGDHCQLPPTVLSDQAAAEGMRDSMMHRLIEREGESIYRRLTVQYRMNEPIMEFSSREFYDDSLVADRSVAGHRLCDLPGVETSPMTEEPLMLVDTAGASLQEQLERDGESKLNPGEGKLVTRFATELIQAGVQRDQIAIIAPYAAQVRWLRNRVELRDVEIDTVDGFQGREKEVVLITLTRSNDRGEIGFLADTRRTNVALTRARRKLIVIGDSATLGGNEFYRRMLEYFESQNAYRSVFEFGDV is encoded by the coding sequence ATGACGACCATCACAAAACAACCACTCGACCGATTGAGCGTCGATGACTACTTCGACGTGCTTTCGTCCTGGTTGGATCTGGAAGGCGATGCCGAACGCGCCCGGATGGCGCTGCGTCGGCAGATGCGAAACACCCGTGATGCCGAACGGACCGGCGAGACGATTCTGGGGCTGCAACTGCAGGACCACCAGACGGGGCTGGCCGGACGATTCCTGTTCGATTTTTCCAAACACGGCGGTCAACCACTGCCGCTGAATCGGCTGAAAGTCGGCTCGCCGGTCGTGATCTCTGACGCCGACGATCCGGGCGATCAAGGGATCGCGGGCGTCGTCAGTCGTCGCAGCCAATCGGTGATTCAGGTGGCGTCGGAAAAGTGGCCCGACGCCCGATCCTTTCGCTTGGATCTTTCGCCGGACGAAACCACGCGCCGCCGGCAACTCGCGGCAATGGCTTCGGCCCGCTGTGCGACCGGGCGTGCCAAACAGATGCGTGACCTGTTGTTGGGTCAGCGTCCGTTCCGCTACGGCGACACGGAACCGGTCCAGTTCCGCTCGGACTTGAATCCGCCACAACAGGAAGCGGTGCTGTTCGCGCTGGCGACTCCCGACGTGGCGATCTTGCACGGACCTCCCGGCACCGGTAAGACGACGACGCTGGCCGAGGTCATCTATCAAGCGGTGATGCGCGGGGATCGCGTCTTGGCCTGCGCCCCCAGCAACACCGCCGTCGACAATCTGTTGGAACGCTTGGTCGCCATGTTGCCCAACGTGCTGCGGGTCGGGCACCCGGCGCGCGTGTTCGAATCCCTGCGCGGCCACACGTTGGATGAACTGGTCGACGCCGATCCGTCGTCGGCTGTGATCCGGGACATGCGGCGCGAGTTGTCGGAATTGATGCGGTCGGCGGCGCGGGCCCATCGCGGTCGTGACGGAAAGAAACGCCGCAGTCTGCTGTATTCCACCGCCGGCGACCTCCGCGGCCAGATTCGATCGCTGGAACGGAGTGTCGTTCGCAGCGTGATCGACGGTTCAGACGTGATCTGTACGACGACGACGATCGATGAAGACCTGTTGGGAGACGCGCGGTTCGATCTGGTCGTGATCGACGAGGCCTGTCAGTGTACCGAATCGAGTGTTTGGCAAGCGGTCCTGCGTGCCGACATGGTCGTCATGGCCGGCGACCATTGCCAGCTGCCGCCGACCGTCCTGTCCGACCAGGCGGCGGCCGAAGGCATGCGTGACTCGATGATGCATCGTTTAATCGAGCGCGAAGGCGAATCGATCTATCGAAGGCTGACCGTGCAATACCGCATGAACGAACCGATCATGGAGTTTTCCTCACGCGAGTTCTACGACGATTCCCTGGTCGCCGACCGCAGCGTCGCCGGGCATCGCTTGTGCGATTTGCCGGGAGTGGAAACGTCGCCGATGACCGAAGAACCCCTGATGTTGGTCGACACCGCCGGGGCCAGCCTGCAGGAACAATTGGAACGCGACGGGGAGAGTAAACTGAATCCGGGCGAAGGCAAACTGGTCACCCGGTTCGCGACCGAACTGATCCAGGCCGGAGTGCAGCGTGATCAAATCGCCATCATCGCGCCTTACGCCGCTCAAGTCCGCTGGCTGCGAAATCGCGTGGAGTTGCGGGACGTCGAGATCGACACCGTCGATGGGTTCCAGGGTCGCGAAAAAGAAGTCGTCTTGATCACGTTAACGCGCAGCAACGACCGCGGCGAAATCGGATTCCTGGCCGACACCCGCCGGACCAACGTCGCGCTGACGCGAGCCCGACGAAAGCTGATCGTGATCGGCGACAGCGCCACGCTGGGTGGCAACGAGTTTTATCGTCGAATGTTGGAGTACTTCGAATCACAAAACGCCTACCGAAGCGTGTTCGAATTCGGCGACGTTTGA
- a CDS encoding AEC family transporter, which translates to MQDFWPIIASVLGVFLVMGVGAACRSVGWLTAEADRTLANLAANVMLPAYFIHQFSQSSEIGEIATAWQPPLFGFVSTCVGLLVAHGFARSVVGRWFGLVSDSSQRAFALCAGICNYGYIPLPLAEQFYPTAMIDLILHNVGVSIALWSLGIAIISGSGGDGWKKVLISPPLWAVVISILLSAMGWAQSIPTPLATAIGTLGSCAIPLGLLLSGAIIVDFIRDKSWLADAKVIAAGIGIRQLLLPLLMLGIGGWIVQSPDLRTVVMLQAAMPAAVFPIVLTKLYGRDTETALRVVLWTSVAGIILIPAWLAAGAWWLG; encoded by the coding sequence ATGCAAGATTTTTGGCCCATCATCGCGTCCGTCCTCGGTGTCTTTCTGGTGATGGGCGTGGGGGCTGCCTGCCGGTCGGTGGGATGGTTGACCGCCGAAGCCGATCGGACGCTCGCGAATCTGGCGGCCAACGTGATGTTGCCGGCGTACTTCATCCATCAGTTTTCCCAAAGCAGCGAAATCGGCGAGATCGCAACGGCGTGGCAGCCCCCGTTGTTCGGATTCGTGTCCACCTGCGTCGGTCTGCTGGTGGCACACGGGTTTGCCCGCTCGGTGGTCGGCCGGTGGTTCGGCTTGGTCAGCGATTCGTCTCAGCGGGCATTCGCGTTATGTGCCGGTATCTGCAATTACGGTTACATTCCGTTGCCGCTGGCCGAGCAGTTTTATCCCACGGCGATGATCGATTTGATCCTGCACAATGTGGGCGTTTCGATCGCACTTTGGAGCCTGGGGATTGCGATCATCAGCGGGTCGGGCGGCGACGGTTGGAAGAAGGTACTGATCAGCCCACCGCTGTGGGCGGTCGTGATCTCGATTCTTTTGAGCGCGATGGGATGGGCACAATCCATTCCGACTCCGCTGGCGACGGCCATCGGGACGCTCGGATCGTGCGCGATCCCGTTGGGGTTGCTGCTTAGCGGTGCGATCATCGTCGACTTCATCCGCGACAAGTCCTGGCTGGCCGATGCCAAAGTGATCGCGGCGGGGATCGGCATCCGTCAACTTCTGCTTCCACTGCTCATGCTGGGTATCGGGGGCTGGATCGTCCAGAGCCCCGACTTGCGAACCGTCGTGATGTTACAGGCAGCGATGCCGGCAGCGGTTTTTCCGATCGTTCTGACCAAACTTTACGGTCGCGACACCGAAACGGCGTTGCGAGTCGTGTTGTGGACGTCCGTCGCCGGGATCATTTTGATTCCGGCGTGGTTGGCCGCCGGTGCCTGGTGGTTGGGCTAG
- a CDS encoding ABC transporter permease has protein sequence MIWLRTLRLGVKSLALHPLRSGLTMLGILIGVWAVILLTAVSQGASDQVQKQIESLGANTIIVRSQKPPEEKLAAGGFASQYGLLRRDLDVLLASVPTIKTAVPIREIRRQFAFRDRTVDGRLVGCTPGYAEVNTLSIRNQGGRFLSDADGILADTVCVVSAGVAERLFPFEDPLGKRIYIPESQDYYRVVGVLEPRNPSAAIGGSLDSQDFSSDVYVPIQTIRSRVGDRIVTRRSGQFQIEIMELNQITLQVGSVDEVRSSAAMIERLLDRNHAKMGDVAVVFPLELLEQARNLRMMFLGIGILIACISLIVGGIGIMNIMLASVTERTREIGIRRALGAKRVDIVRQFLVETLVLSFCGAALGILLGFLGPAMYEGLIYVVREGFPDKFAALPDAIREAKPTIVYETIPLAVLIAVLVGLVSGLYPAIRAARMNPIEALRHE, from the coding sequence ATGATTTGGTTGCGCACACTCCGGCTGGGCGTCAAAAGCCTCGCCCTTCACCCGCTCCGCAGCGGCTTGACGATGCTCGGGATCCTGATCGGCGTCTGGGCCGTGATCTTGTTGACCGCGGTCAGCCAAGGCGCGAGCGATCAGGTTCAAAAGCAGATCGAATCGTTGGGCGCCAACACGATCATTGTCCGCAGCCAGAAACCGCCCGAAGAAAAGTTGGCCGCCGGCGGGTTCGCCAGCCAATATGGGCTGCTGCGACGCGACCTCGATGTGCTGTTGGCAAGCGTCCCGACGATCAAAACCGCAGTGCCGATCCGCGAGATCCGACGCCAATTTGCATTTCGGGATCGCACCGTCGATGGGCGTCTGGTCGGTTGCACTCCCGGGTATGCCGAGGTCAACACGCTGTCCATTCGAAATCAGGGCGGCAGGTTTCTGAGTGATGCCGATGGGATCCTTGCCGATACCGTCTGCGTCGTCTCGGCCGGCGTCGCCGAACGGCTGTTCCCCTTCGAAGACCCCTTGGGAAAACGGATCTACATCCCCGAAAGCCAAGACTATTACCGTGTCGTCGGTGTGCTGGAGCCCCGCAATCCCTCCGCCGCCATCGGCGGATCACTCGATTCCCAAGACTTTTCGTCCGACGTCTACGTCCCCATCCAAACCATTCGCAGTCGGGTCGGTGACCGTATCGTCACCCGCCGCAGCGGTCAGTTCCAGATCGAAATCATGGAACTGAACCAGATCACCCTGCAAGTCGGCAGCGTCGACGAAGTGCGTTCCAGCGCTGCGATGATCGAACGACTGCTGGACCGGAATCACGCCAAGATGGGTGACGTCGCGGTCGTATTCCCGTTGGAATTGCTCGAACAGGCGCGGAACTTACGGATGATGTTCCTGGGGATCGGGATCTTGATCGCCTGCATCTCGCTGATCGTCGGCGGCATCGGAATCATGAACATCATGCTGGCCAGCGTGACCGAACGGACCCGCGAAATCGGGATTCGTCGGGCATTGGGCGCCAAACGGGTCGACATCGTTCGTCAATTCTTGGTCGAGACCCTGGTGCTCAGCTTCTGTGGGGCGGCACTGGGAATCTTGCTCGGGTTCCTCGGCCCGGCCATGTACGAGGGTTTGATTTATGTCGTTCGTGAAGGGTTCCCCGACAAGTTTGCGGCGCTTCCCGATGCGATCCGTGAGGCCAAACCGACGATCGTTTACGAGACGATTCCGCTGGCCGTGTTGATCGCCGTTCTGGTCGGCTTGGTCAGCGGGCTGTACCCCGCCATCCGTGCCGCGCGGATGAACCCGATCGAAGCCCTCCGCCACGAGTAG
- a CDS encoding ABC transporter ATP-binding protein, producing the protein MSMTDAYRSSGADPNGTATTPKRLATSIRNLQKHYVLKSETVKALRGVSFDVPEGDYVAIMGPSGSGKSTLLNLLGCLDKPTKGSLMLGDDDIATMTDDELAEIRSERIGFVFQSYNLIQQLSVVENIQVPLYYQGNIGAKERARSIELAERVGLKDRLDHRPTQLSGGQQQRVAIARSLVNDPYFVLADEPTGNLDSVTTEEILTIFDQLNEEGRTIILVTHEDFVAARAKRVVRLKDGKLHKDEVNDEASREKAREFQRNHVAQLLKEVDR; encoded by the coding sequence ATGTCAATGACTGACGCCTACCGGTCCTCCGGCGCCGATCCTAACGGCACCGCCACCACCCCGAAACGCCTGGCAACGTCGATCCGGAATCTGCAAAAGCACTATGTGCTGAAAAGCGAAACCGTCAAAGCGCTTCGCGGCGTGTCCTTCGATGTCCCCGAAGGCGATTACGTCGCCATCATGGGCCCCTCGGGGAGCGGCAAGAGTACGCTGCTGAATCTGCTCGGTTGCCTGGATAAACCGACCAAGGGTTCGTTGATGCTCGGTGACGATGACATCGCCACGATGACCGATGACGAGCTGGCCGAGATCCGCTCCGAACGGATCGGGTTCGTGTTCCAGTCCTACAACCTGATCCAGCAACTGAGCGTCGTGGAAAATATTCAGGTGCCGTTGTATTACCAGGGGAACATCGGTGCCAAGGAGCGTGCCCGCTCGATCGAATTGGCCGAACGTGTGGGGCTGAAAGACCGATTGGATCACCGCCCCACGCAATTGTCCGGGGGACAGCAGCAACGCGTGGCGATCGCCCGCTCGCTGGTCAACGACCCGTACTTCGTGCTCGCCGACGAACCGACCGGTAACCTGGACTCCGTCACGACCGAAGAAATCCTGACGATCTTCGACCAGCTGAACGAAGAAGGCCGCACGATCATCCTGGTCACGCACGAGGACTTCGTCGCCGCGCGGGCTAAGCGTGTCGTACGCCTGAAAGACGGCAAACTGCATAAGGACGAAGTCAACGACGAAGCCTCGCGCGAAAAAGCGCGTGAGTTCCAGCGGAACCATGTCGCGCAGCTCTTGAAAGAGGTGGATCGTTAA
- a CDS encoding ArnT family glycosyltransferase has protein sequence MPDRSFLRFLLSAVALTLVIRGLAIWLDSDAFLADPDAYRVIAETLGRSGVFGLTGSDGVPRAIAFRPPLYPWLLSMCMPGGQWSPLGVAVLHLGLAGFASAFVFLSTRRLATTLCDGRNGNPERWGLVAAVLTAIDPILLRQSVEVMTETLAATLTSAAIWLWIVWQDDDAPAPAAASSRWVPLGLGATLAMAYLCRPTFLVWAVLLVIATVARFRDRRGLWSAAVIASLVAIAVGGWTWRNTRVLGHPVWATTHGGYTLLLANNDSFYRYLSEGRFGQAWDATSFLNAYAHRYEGDPRRAAFWHRDWDAAPNYDAAVSEVDDDRLCYESAVATIKRQPSMFVWSAVVRVARLWSPFPHDVSGRSKLAVAAVGVFYLTLFVAVIVAVVRHRRRMLGSRWWAIWLLAVTLTGVHAVYWSNMRMRAPMMPAIAIVAVFCVCKPIQTSPNSNTLR, from the coding sequence TTGCCCGATCGATCGTTCCTGCGATTCCTGCTGTCGGCTGTCGCATTGACGCTGGTGATTCGCGGCCTGGCGATTTGGCTGGATTCTGATGCCTTTCTCGCCGACCCAGATGCCTACCGTGTGATCGCCGAGACGCTCGGACGCTCGGGTGTGTTTGGGTTGACCGGCTCCGATGGCGTGCCGCGGGCGATCGCATTTCGGCCGCCGCTGTATCCGTGGCTGCTGTCGATGTGCATGCCCGGCGGACAATGGTCGCCGCTGGGCGTCGCGGTGCTGCATTTGGGCCTGGCCGGTTTCGCTTCCGCTTTCGTCTTTCTTTCCACACGCCGCTTGGCGACAACGCTGTGTGACGGACGCAACGGAAATCCCGAACGATGGGGCTTGGTCGCCGCGGTGTTGACGGCGATCGATCCGATCCTGCTGCGTCAATCGGTCGAAGTGATGACCGAAACCCTGGCCGCGACATTGACGTCCGCGGCGATCTGGCTGTGGATCGTTTGGCAGGATGACGATGCACCTGCGCCGGCAGCGGCATCGTCGCGATGGGTTCCGCTGGGGCTGGGCGCGACTTTGGCGATGGCGTATCTGTGCCGTCCGACGTTCTTGGTTTGGGCCGTGTTGTTGGTGATCGCAACCGTGGCGCGTTTTCGTGACCGCCGGGGCCTGTGGTCGGCGGCGGTGATCGCCTCGTTGGTCGCCATCGCAGTGGGCGGGTGGACGTGGCGCAACACACGCGTCTTGGGGCACCCGGTCTGGGCCACGACCCACGGCGGGTACACGCTGTTGTTGGCGAACAACGATTCCTTTTATCGCTACCTTTCCGAAGGCCGATTCGGCCAGGCTTGGGACGCGACGTCGTTCTTAAACGCGTACGCACATCGCTACGAAGGCGACCCGCGTCGGGCCGCGTTTTGGCACCGCGATTGGGACGCCGCGCCGAACTACGACGCTGCGGTTTCGGAAGTCGACGACGACCGCTTGTGCTATGAATCCGCCGTGGCCACGATCAAACGTCAGCCGTCGATGTTTGTCTGGTCGGCGGTCGTCCGTGTGGCGAGACTGTGGAGCCCGTTTCCGCATGACGTGTCGGGCCGTTCGAAGCTGGCGGTCGCAGCGGTCGGCGTGTTTTATTTGACACTGTTCGTCGCCGTGATCGTCGCCGTCGTGCGGCACCGACGCCGCATGCTGGGAAGTCGCTGGTGGGCGATCTGGTTGTTGGCGGTCACGCTGACCGGCGTGCACGCGGTCTACTGGAGCAACATGCGAATGCGTGCCCCGATGATGCCCGCGATCGCCATCGTGGCGGTGTTTTGTGTGTGCAAACCGATTCAAACGTCGCCGAATTCGAACACGCTTCGGTAG
- a CDS encoding MOSC domain-containing protein codes for MITIESIQVGKVVTEGDPDTRDVLSRQWTSAFRKSRVDAVVSANELGIVGDQVADTKNHGGPDKAILCYASVHYRAWAKEHPELELTPGGFGENLTLAGATESDVCIGDRFQSGDCVLEISQPRQPCWKIARRWQTKSMTKEVAQTGRTGWYVRVVSDGQLAPGATMALQLRPNPEWTVARANDVLYGREVDRMSVHALMNLPQLSREWQDALA; via the coding sequence ATGATCACGATCGAATCGATCCAAGTCGGGAAAGTGGTGACCGAAGGTGATCCCGACACGCGTGACGTCCTTTCACGGCAATGGACCAGTGCCTTTCGAAAGTCTCGCGTCGACGCTGTGGTTTCAGCAAATGAATTGGGCATCGTCGGTGACCAAGTGGCCGATACCAAGAACCACGGCGGGCCGGACAAGGCGATCCTGTGCTATGCCAGCGTGCACTATCGTGCTTGGGCCAAAGAGCATCCCGAACTCGAGTTGACGCCCGGCGGATTCGGCGAAAACCTGACTCTCGCCGGTGCCACCGAGTCGGACGTCTGCATCGGTGATCGATTCCAGTCGGGCGATTGTGTTCTGGAGATCAGCCAACCGCGTCAGCCTTGCTGGAAAATCGCCCGGCGCTGGCAGACCAAGTCGATGACCAAAGAAGTCGCCCAGACCGGCCGAACGGGATGGTACGTCCGAGTCGTTTCCGACGGACAATTGGCCCCCGGCGCGACGATGGCCCTTCAGCTTCGCCCCAACCCCGAATGGACGGTCGCCCGTGCGAACGATGTGTTGTATGGCCGCGAAGTCGATCGAATGTCGGTTCACGCATTGATGAATCTTCCCCAACTGTCGCGAGAATGGCAGGACGCGTTGGCGTAA